The following nucleotide sequence is from Streptomyces sp. NBC_00239.
TGCCGTAGTCGTTGCGCACGTGGACCGCTCCGGCCGGCAGCCCCTCGAACTTCCCGCCGCCCGCACCCGTCGGCAGCTCCGTGACCGAGGCCGGCAGGTCGAACAGGACCCAGTGCCAGAACCCGCTGCCCGTGGGGGCGTCGGGGTCGAAGCACGTCACGGCGAAGCTCTTGGTCCCGGCGGGGAAGCCCTCCCAGCTCAGCTGCGGGGAGAGGTTCCCCTCCGCCAGCACCTGCGCGGGGGCCAGCTCGGCCCCCGGCGCCAGGTCCGCACTGGTCACCGTGAAGGCGGCGACCTCCGGGTGGAAGGCGTGCGGCAGCGGCGCGCGCTTGATGTCGTCCGACACGGGGTTCCTCCTAGAACCAGTTGCGCTTGGAGCCGACGGAGGCGATCCACTCGTTGAGGTAGGCCGCCCAGTTGGTGCTCTGGTAGGAGTGCAGGCCGACCTTGAAGCAGCGGTAGGTGTCGCTGCCCTCGGTGAACAGGCCCGGCTTCTTGTCCATCTCCAGGACGACGTCCATCTCGTTGCCGTCGGCGACGAAGGTCAGCTCGACCTGGTTGAGGCCGTGGTACTGCTGCGGCGGCAGGAACTCGATCTCCTGGTAGAAGGGCAGCGTCTGGCGGGTGCCGCGGATGTGCCCGCGCTCCATGTCCGCACTGCGGAAGCGGAAGCCGAGCTGCCCGAAGGCGTCCAGGATGGCCTGCTGCGCGGGCAGCGGGTGCACGTTGATCGGGTCCAGGTCGCCCGCGTCCACGGCGCGCGCGATCTCCAGCTCGGTGCTGACGCCGATGTTCATGCCGTGCAGGTGCTGGCCGGCGAAGTGGGTGACCGGGGTCTCCCACGGGATCTCCAGGCCGAACGGCACCACGTGCACCGCGCCGGGCTGCACCTGGAAGGCGCCGCCGAGCCGCTGCTTGCTGAAGACGATGTTCTGCTTGACCTCCTGGTCGCCGCTCTCCACCTCGACGCGGGCCTGCAGGCCGATCGACAGCCCCTCGATCTGCTGCTCGACGGACCCGCCCTGGATGCGGACCTCACCCTGGACGATGCCGCCGGGCACGACGTTCGGCTCGGTGATGATCGTGTCCACCGAGGCGCCGCCGGCACCCAGGCTCGCGAACAGCTTCTTGAACCCCATGCGTCTGTCTCCCCTTCACTACGGATCTGACCTCTACAAACGCGGAACCTTAGGGCCCGGTTCCCACCGAGCCGATTCCACTACGCTCGGACGGATGAGCGCGCGCCCCGACCGTACGCCCCTGCCCCGCGGCTTCTTCGACCGCCCGGTCCTCACCGTGGCCCCCGACCTGCTGGGCCGCACCCTGGTCCGTCGCACCGACGACGGCCCGATCGAGCTGCGCATCACCGAGGTGGAGGCGTACGAGGGGGAGAGCGATCCGGGCTCCCACGCCTACCGCGGCCGTACGGCGCGCAACGCGTCGATGTTCGGTCCGCCGGGGCACGCGTACGTCTACTTCATCTACGGCATGTGGTTCAGCCTCAACCTGGTGTGCGGCCCCCGGGGCAGCGCGAGCGGAGTGCTGCTCCGCGCGGGTGAGATCACGGTGGGTGCCGAGCTGGCCCGCAAACGCCGACTTTCCGCCAGAACCGACCGAGAACTGGCCAAAGGGCCGGCCCGCCTCGCCACTGCCCTGGGCATCGACCGCTCCCTCGACGGCACCGACCTGTGCGCCGGCCCCGACGCCCCGCTGTCCGTACTGACCGGCATGCCCGTGACGTCCGACCAGGTCCGCTCCGGTCCGCGCACCGGAGTCGGCGGCGACGGCGCCCACCACCCGTGGCGTTTCTGGCAGGCGGACGACCCCACGGTCAGCCCGTACCGGGCCCACGCGCCACGCCGTACCTCAACTTGACGCACCCCTTGCAGAGGCCTAACGTAGCCCGAGCCGCTTGACACGGTCCCTGCTGTCGGCAGATCCGGAAGCGGCCAACCCACTACCTACGACTCACCCTGGCGGGTGCGTATTCGGCATGCCCGAATCCGGCCCGGAGCCTCAATTATGAGCACCACGGGAAATCGGATAGCGTAGTGAACACGCCGAAAGGCAAAGGCCCCCAACGGCCACCGGAATTCGAATTCCAAGTCGGAAACGACACGGAAAAGAGTCTGGTAAGGTTGGAACCGCCGGAAAGGGAAAACGCGAAAGCGAAGAACCTGGAAAGCACCGAGGAAGTCGGGCCCGAAAGAGTCTGATAGAGTCGGAAACGCAAGAACGAAGGAAGCGCCCGGAGGAAAGCCCGAGAGGGTCAGTACAAAGGAAGCGTCCGCACCTTGAGAACTCAACAGCGTGCCAAAAATCAACGCCAGAAGTTGATACCCCGACTCACTTCGGTGAGTTGAGGTTCCTTTGAAAAAGTCCTGGCAGGTCTTCGGATCTGGCAGGCAACACTACAGCGAGGACGCTGTGGACGATCTGCCTTATTCCGGCGTGATCGTCCCGCTCTTGCGTGGTGTGCACCCGCAGCTTTTAATTAAGCGCAGACGGGTAAACATTCACGGAGAGTTTGATCCTGGCTCAGGACGAACGCTGGCGGCGTGCTTAACACATGCAAGTCGAACGATGAAGCCCTTCGGGGTGGATTAGTGGCGAACGGGTGAGTAACACGTGGGCAATCTGCCCTTCACTCTGGGACAAGCCCTGGAAACGGGGTCTAATACCGGATAACACTCCTGCCTGCATGGGCGGGGGTTAAAAGCTCCGGCGGTGAAGGATGAGCCCGCGGCCTATCAGCTTGTTGGTGGGGTAATGGCCTACCAAGGCGACGACGGGTAGCCGGCCTGAGAGGGCGACCGGCCACACTGGGACTGAGACACGGCCCAGACTCCTACGGGAGGCAGCAGTGGGGAATATTGCACAATGGGCGAAAGCCTGATGCAGCGACGCCGCGTGAGGGATGACGGCCTTCGGGTTGTAAACCTCTTTCAGCAGGGAAGAAGCGAAAGTGACGGTACCTGCAGAAGAAGCGCCGGCTAACTACGTGCCAGCAGCCGCGGTAATACGTAGGGCGCAAGCGTTGTCCGGAATTATTGGGCGTAAAGAGCTCGTAGGCGGCTTGTCGCGTCGGATGTGAAAGCCCGGGGCTTAACCCCGGGTCTGCATTCGATACGGGCAGGCTAGAGTGTGGTAGGGGAGATCGGAATTCCTGGTGTAGCGGTGAAATGCGCAGATATCAGGAGGAACACCGGTGGCGAAGGCGGATCTCTGGGCCATTACTGACGCTGAGGAGCGAAAGCGTGGGGAGCGAACAGGATTAGATACCCTGGTAGTCCACGCCGTAAACGTTGGGAACTAGGTGTTGGCGACATTCCACGTCGTCGGTGCCGCAGCTAACGCATTAAGTTCCCCGCCTGGGGAGTACGGCCGCAAGGCTAAAACTCAAAGGAATTGACGGGGGCCCGCACAAGCGGCGGAGCATGTGGCTTAATTCGACGCAACGCGAAGAACCTTACCAAGGCTTGACATATACCGGAAAGCATTAGAGATAGTGCCCCCCTTGTGGTCGGTATACAGGTGGTGCATGGCTGTCGTCAGCTCGTGTCGTGAGATGTTGGGTTAAGTCCCGCAACGAGCGCAACCCTTGTCCTGTGTTGCCAGCATGCCCTTCGGGGTGATGGGGACTCACAGGAGACCGCCGGGGTCAACTCGGAGGAAGGTGGGGACGACGTCAAGTCATCATGCCCCTTATGTCTTGGGCTGCACACGTGCTACAATGGCCGGTACAATGAGCTGCGATACCGTGAGGTGGAGCGAATCTCAAAAAGCCGGTCTCAGTTCGGATTGGGGTCTGCAACTCGACCCCATGAAGTCGGAGTCGCTAGTAATCGCAGATCAGCATTGCTGCGGTGAATACGTTCCCGGGCCTTGTACACACCGCCCGTCACGTCACGAAAGTCGGTAACACCCGAAGCCGGTGGCCCAACCCTTGTGGAGGGAGCTGTCGAAGGTGGGACTGGCGATTGGGACGAAGTCGTAACAAGGTAGCCGTACCGGAAGGTGCGGCTGGATCACCTCCTTTCTAAGGAGCATATAGCCGACTGCGATCGAATGAATCGCACGGTTGCTCATGGGTGGAACGTTGATTAGTTGGCACAATCTTCAAAGCCTTCTGTAAGTACTGCTTCGGCGTGGAACACGGAAGAGTGGCGGGGATTGTGCTTGGCACGTTGTTGGGTATCTGAGGGTACGGCCGATTTGGTCGAACCTTCGCGATGCCGGCCCCAGTGAACTTGTTCTCTTGTAGAGCAGGGTGATGGGTGGCTGGTCGTTGCTTGAGAACTACACAGTGGACGCGAGCATCTGTGGCCAAGTTTTTAAGGGCGCACGGTGGATGCCTTGGCACCAGGAACCGATGAAGGACGTGAGAGGCCGCGATAGGCCCCGGGGAGCTGCCAACTGAGCTTTGATCCGGGGGTGTCCGAATGGGGAAACCCGGCAGTCGTCATGGGCTGTCACCCACTGCTGAACACATAGGCAGTGTGGAGGGAACGAGGGGAAGTGAAACATCTCAGTACCCTCAGGAAGAGAAAACAACCGTGATTCCGGGAGTAGTGGCGAGCGAAACCGGATGAGGCCAAACCGTATGCGTGTGATACCCGGCAGGGGTTGCGCATGCGGGGTTGTGGGAATTCTTTTGATCGGTCTGCCGGCCGGTCGGCGAGTCAGAAACCGTTGATGTAGTCGAAGGACATGCGAAAGGTCCGGCGTAGAGGGTAAGACCCCCGTAGACGAAACATCAGCGGCTTGCTTAAGAATCTCCCAAGTAGCACGGGGCCCGAGAAATCCCGTGTGAATCTGGCGGGACCACCCGCTAAGCCTAAATATTCCCTGGTGACCGATAGCGGATAGTACCGTGAGGGAATGGTGAAAAGTACCGCGGGAGCGGAGTGAAATAGTACCTGAAACCGTGTGCCTACAAGCCGTGGGAGCGTCGCGCATTGAGTTTACTCAATGCGTCGTGACTGCGTGCCTTTTGAAGAATGAGCCTGCGAGTTAGCGGTGTGTAGCGAGGTTAACCCGTGTGGGGAAGCCGTAGCGAAAGCGAGTCCGAATAGGGCGATTGAGTTGCACGCTCTAGACCCGAAGCGGAGTGATCTAGCCATGGGCAGGTTGAAGCGGAGGTAAGACTTCGTGGAGGACCGAACCCACCAGGGTTGAAAACCTGGGGGATGACCTGTGGTTAGGGGTGAAAGGCCAATCAAACTCCGTGATAGCTGGTTCTCCCCGAAATGCATTTAGGTGCAGCGTCGTGTGTTTCTTGCCGGAGGTAGAGCACTGGATAGGCGATGGGCCCTACCGGGTTACTGACCTTAGCCAAACTCCGAATGCCGGTAAGTGAGAGCACGGCAGTGAGACTGTGGGGGATAAGCTCCATGGTCGAGAGGGAAACAGCCCAGAGCATCGACTAAGGCCCCTAAGCGTACGCTAAGTGGGAAAGGATGTGGAGTCGCAGAGACAACCAGGAGGTTGGCTTAGAAGCAGCCACCCTTGAAAGAGTGCGTAATAGCTCACTGGTCAAGTGATTCCGCGCCGACAATGTAGCGGGGCTCAAGCGTACCGCCGAAGTCGTGTCATTGCAGCAATAGGGCCAACGCCCGCTGTGATGGGTAGGGGAGCGTCGTGTGCCGGGTGAAGCAGCAGCGGAAGCTAGTTGTGGACGGTTCACGAGTGAGAATGCAGGCATGAGTAGCGATACACACGTGAGAAACGTGTGCGCCGATTGACTAAGGGTTCCTGGGTCAAGCTGATCTGCCCAGGGTAAGTCGGGACCTAAGGCGAGGCCGACAGGCGTAGTCGATGGACAACCGGTTGATATTCCGGTACCCGCTTTGAAACGCCCAATATCGAATCAGGCGATGCTAAGTCCGTGAAGCCGTTCCGGACCCTTCGGGGAAAGGAAAGTGGTGGAGCCGACGAACCAGACTTGTAGTAGGTAAGCGATGGGGTGACGCAGGAAGGTAGTCCAGCCCGGGCGGTGGTTGTCCCGGGGTAAGGGTGTAGGCCGAGGGGTAGGCAAATCCGTCCCTCATTAAGGCTGAGACCTGATGCCGAGCCGATTGTGGTGAAGTGGATGATCCTATGCTGTCGAGAAAAGCCTCTAGCGAGTTTCATGGCGGCCCGTACCCTAAACCGACTCAGGTGGTCAGGTAGAGAATACCGAGGCGTTCGGGTGAACTATGGTTAAGGAACTCGGCAAAATGCCCCCGTAACTTCGGGAGAAGGGGGGCCATCACTGGTGATCGGATTTACTCCGTGAGCTGGGGGTGGCCGCAGAGACCAGCGAGAAGCGACTGTTTACTAAAAACACAGGTCCGTGCGAAGCCGTAAGGCGATGTATACGGACTGACGCCTGCCCGGTGCTGGAACGTTAAGGGGACCGGTTAGTGACCTTTCGGGGTTGCGAAGCTGAGAACTTAAGCGCCAGTAAACGGCGGTGGTAACTATAACCATCCTAAGGTAGCGAAATTCCTTGTCGGGTAAGTTCCGACCTGCACGAATGGCGTAACGACTTCTCGACTGTCTCAACCATAGGCCCGGTGAAATTGCACTACGAGTAAAGATGCTCGTTTCGCGCAGCAGGACGGAAAGACCCCGGGACCTTTACTACAGTTTGATATTGGTGTTCGGTTCGGCTTGTGTAGGATAGGTGGGAGACTTTGAAGCAGCCACGCCAGTGGTTGTGGAGTCGCCGTTGAAATACCACTCTGGTCGTGCTGGATGTCTAACCTCGGTCCGTGATCCGGATCAGGGACAGTGTCTGATGGGTAGTTTAACTGGGGCGGTTGCCTCCCAAAGAGTAACGGAGGCGCCCAAAGGTTCCCTCAGCCTGGTTGGCAATCAGGTGTTGAGTGTAAGTGCACAAGGGAGCTTGACTGTGAGACCGACGGGTCGAGCAGGGACGAAAGTCGGGACTAGTGATCCGGCGGTGGCTTGTGGAAGCGCCGTCGCTCAACGGATAAAAGGTACCCCGGGGATAACAGGCTGATCTTCCCCAAGAGTCCATATCGACGGGATGGTTTGGCACCTCGATGTCGGCTCGTCGCATCCTGGGGCTGGAGTCGGTCCCAAGGGTTGGGCTGTTCGCCCATTAAAGCGGTACG
It contains:
- a CDS encoding sporulation protein; its protein translation is MGFKKLFASLGAGGASVDTIITEPNVVPGGIVQGEVRIQGGSVEQQIEGLSIGLQARVEVESGDQEVKQNIVFSKQRLGGAFQVQPGAVHVVPFGLEIPWETPVTHFAGQHLHGMNIGVSTELEIARAVDAGDLDPINVHPLPAQQAILDAFGQLGFRFRSADMERGHIRGTRQTLPFYQEIEFLPPQQYHGLNQVELTFVADGNEMDVVLEMDKKPGLFTEGSDTYRCFKVGLHSYQSTNWAAYLNEWIASVGSKRNWF
- a CDS encoding YbhB/YbcL family Raf kinase inhibitor-like protein: MSDDIKRAPLPHAFHPEVAAFTVTSADLAPGAELAPAQVLAEGNLSPQLSWEGFPAGTKSFAVTCFDPDAPTGSGFWHWVLFDLPASVTELPTGAGGGKFEGLPAGAVHVRNDYGTKDFGGAAPPAGERHRYVFTVYAVDQEKLGPDADASPAAVGFHLRFHALGRAQLIGEYAAPSRD
- a CDS encoding DNA-3-methyladenine glycosylase codes for the protein MSARPDRTPLPRGFFDRPVLTVAPDLLGRTLVRRTDDGPIELRITEVEAYEGESDPGSHAYRGRTARNASMFGPPGHAYVYFIYGMWFSLNLVCGPRGSASGVLLRAGEITVGAELARKRRLSARTDRELAKGPARLATALGIDRSLDGTDLCAGPDAPLSVLTGMPVTSDQVRSGPRTGVGGDGAHHPWRFWQADDPTVSPYRAHAPRRTST